In Nocardioides sp., the following proteins share a genomic window:
- a CDS encoding response regulator transcription factor, with translation MTSRTVLIVEDERAINDALADRLTAEGYLVRQAFTGPQAVELALAEQPDAVVLDVMLPGFDGYEVCRRIQAQRPVPVLMLTAKDDEADILIGLAVGADDYLTKPFRMREVVARVAALLRRVDRAAQLAAAPGGDLQVGDLNIDQHTRRARVRGAEVHLTPTEFDLLVCLAREPGRVLTRESLLAEVWDWPGASGTRTVDSHVKALRAKIGPARVRTVHGVGYALEAGGNDE, from the coding sequence ATGACATCGCGGACGGTTCTGATCGTCGAGGACGAGCGGGCCATCAACGACGCTTTGGCCGATCGGCTCACTGCCGAGGGCTATCTCGTACGGCAGGCGTTCACCGGACCGCAGGCAGTTGAGTTGGCTCTCGCCGAGCAGCCCGACGCGGTCGTGCTCGACGTGATGCTGCCCGGTTTCGACGGGTACGAGGTCTGCCGTCGGATTCAGGCCCAGCGCCCCGTGCCCGTGCTGATGCTGACCGCCAAGGACGACGAGGCCGACATCCTGATCGGGTTGGCGGTCGGTGCCGACGACTACCTGACCAAGCCGTTCCGGATGCGAGAGGTGGTGGCGCGGGTTGCGGCCCTGCTGCGCAGGGTGGATCGCGCCGCGCAACTGGCCGCCGCACCTGGCGGAGATCTACAGGTCGGCGACCTCAATATCGACCAGCACACCCGACGAGCCCGCGTGCGCGGCGCAGAGGTGCACCTGACACCGACAGAGTTCGACCTGCTGGTCTGCCTAGCCCGCGAGCCCGGCCGCGTCCTGACTCGTGAATCACTGCTCGCGGAAGTCTGGGACTGGCCCGGAGCCAGCGGGACTCGGACGGTCGACAGCCATGTGAAGGCGTTGCGCGCCAAGATCGGGCCCGCACGCGTACGCACGGTGCACGGTGTCGGGTATGCCCTTGAGGCGGGCGGCAACGATGAGTGA